A single region of the Buchnera aphidicola (Pseudoregma panicola) genome encodes:
- the recD gene encoding exodeoxyribonuclease V subunit alpha, whose translation MKYKKILKKLLNKKIINKIDIKIYKILKKKENFLVRTIIILLIYSYKKGKIFLNTNKKKTLKNNILKKIYKIFFNIKNYYKIIKKSKTIGTKKPYNYPIIFYKKKFYFNKIFLIKKNFFNKIFNKNKIKKNINKIKKKTNKIKKIFKENKKIKLNKLQKTSIIMSIINKITFIFGGPGTGKTTIISVIIFFILQICIKIKKIKIASLTGRASSHLLISIQKNLSKFKIKKKNIEKIPKKSYTIHSLLKINPGITYPKFNKKNKLNIDLLIIDECSMISLILLNSLIKSTKKKTKIIFLGDFNQLPPINDINIIKQICKNFNNNFSKKMLKILKYTINYHNSTKKKKCYINDNVCILKKNYRFKKHSGIYKISNMILKNKINKLKKKIQENKLDNIFFKKISNFEEYKNMIKIIFKKYKKYWNLVKKNSSPKKILEEFNKIRVICAIKKGFFGIKKINKNIKKIMIKKKIIKKNKKWYIGKPIIIKKNQRDLNIFNGYIGILLYDRNKNKKIFFKSYDNNFIKIPKYAIKHYEVAWSITIHKSQGSEFKETIIIIPNKKHKILNKNLIYTAITRTKKKTIIFSDKKIFLKSIK comes from the coding sequence ATGAAATATAAAAAAATATTAAAAAAATTGTTAAATAAAAAAATAATTAATAAAATAGATATTAAAATATATAAAATTTTAAAAAAAAAAGAAAATTTTTTAGTAAGAACTATAATAATACTCTTAATATATTCATATAAAAAAGGAAAAATATTTTTAAATACTAATAAAAAAAAAACATTAAAGAATAATATTTTAAAAAAAATTTATAAAATTTTTTTTAACATAAAAAATTATTATAAAATTATAAAAAAAAGTAAAACTATAGGAACTAAAAAACCATATAATTACCCTATAATATTTTACAAAAAAAAATTTTATTTTAATAAAATATTTTTAATAAAAAAAAACTTTTTTAATAAAATTTTTAATAAAAATAAAATAAAAAAAAATATAAATAAAATAAAAAAAAAAACTAATAAAATAAAAAAAATATTTAAAGAAAACAAAAAAATTAAATTAAATAAATTACAAAAAACATCTATTATAATGTCTATTATTAACAAAATAACATTTATATTTGGAGGCCCGGGAACTGGAAAAACTACTATAATTTCTGTAATAATTTTTTTTATTTTACAAATATGTATAAAAATAAAAAAAATAAAAATAGCTTCTTTAACAGGTAGAGCATCTTCACATTTATTAATATCTATACAAAAAAATTTATCTAAATTTAAAATAAAAAAAAAAAATATAGAAAAAATTCCTAAAAAATCTTATACAATACATAGTTTACTAAAAATAAATCCAGGAATTACATATCCAAAATTTAATAAAAAAAATAAATTAAATATAGATTTATTAATAATAGATGAATGTTCAATGATAAGCTTAATATTGTTAAATAGCTTAATTAAATCAACAAAAAAAAAAACAAAAATAATTTTTTTAGGAGATTTTAATCAATTACCTCCAATAAATGATATAAATATAATTAAACAAATATGCAAAAATTTCAATAATAATTTTAGTAAAAAAATGTTAAAAATATTAAAATATACAATAAATTATCATAATTCAACAAAAAAAAAAAAATGTTATATAAATGATAATGTATGTATATTAAAAAAAAATTATAGGTTTAAAAAACACTCTGGAATATATAAAATATCTAATATGATATTAAAAAATAAAATTAATAAGTTAAAAAAAAAAATACAAGAAAACAAATTAGATAACATATTTTTTAAAAAAATATCAAATTTTGAAGAATATAAAAATATGATAAAAATAATATTTAAAAAATATAAAAAATATTGGAATTTAGTAAAAAAAAATAGTAGTCCTAAAAAAATATTAGAAGAATTTAATAAAATAAGAGTTATTTGTGCTATAAAAAAAGGATTTTTTGGTATAAAAAAAATAAATAAAAATATAAAAAAAATTATGATAAAAAAAAAAATTATAAAGAAAAATAAAAAATGGTATATAGGAAAACCAATAATAATAAAAAAAAATCAAAGAGATTTGAATATATTTAATGGATATATAGGAATATTATTATACGATAGAAATAAAAATAAAAAAATATTCTTTAAATCTTATGATAATAATTTTATAAAAATTCCTAAATATGCAATAAAACATTATGAAGTTGCTTGGTCAA